A portion of the uncultured Bacteroides sp. genome contains these proteins:
- a CDS encoding NAD(P)H-hydrate dehydratase codes for MKIFQSSNIRKLDAYTIEHEPISSIDLMERAARALTTAISTQWSKETPITVFAGPGNNGGDALAVARMLGEKGYNVEIYLFNTQEKLSSDCQTNKELIEVMDEVRFTEVTSQFTPPSLTKAHLVIDGLFGSGLNKPLNGGFAAVVKYINASAATVVAIDMPSGLMGEENTFNIRANIIRADYTFSLQLPKLAFLFSENEESIGEWSLLDIGISEKAIAETESDYALLELEDIRALIKPRKKFAHKGLFGHALLIAGSSGMAGASVLAARACLRSGVGLLTAHIPAQNRNILQASVPEAIVESDLSETHFGTLTDTEEYQAVGIGPGLGRHVETEAILLQQIEGCQVPMVIDADALNILAKNRYALSSIPKGSVLTPHPKELERLVGKCQDSYERLMKACELAQNINVHIVLKGAYSTIITPRGKCYFNPTGNAGMATAGSGDVLTGIILALLAQGYVAEDAAKIGTYAHGLAGDFAQKQYGMISLTAGDIIECLPEAWKILSE; via the coding sequence ATGAAGATTTTTCAAAGTAGTAACATCAGAAAGTTAGATGCCTACACAATAGAGCACGAACCTATAAGTTCCATCGATTTAATGGAGCGTGCCGCTCGTGCGTTGACTACAGCTATTTCAACTCAGTGGTCAAAAGAAACACCTATTACTGTATTTGCCGGCCCGGGAAATAATGGCGGCGATGCCCTCGCAGTAGCACGTATGCTAGGAGAAAAAGGCTACAATGTAGAAATATACTTATTCAACACGCAAGAGAAGCTATCATCCGACTGTCAAACGAACAAAGAGTTAATAGAAGTAATGGATGAGGTTCGCTTCACTGAAGTAACGTCTCAGTTCACACCTCCTTCGCTAACGAAAGCACATTTGGTGATTGACGGACTTTTCGGATCAGGTTTAAACAAACCTCTGAATGGTGGATTCGCCGCAGTAGTAAAATACATCAATGCTTCAGCAGCTACAGTAGTAGCGATTGACATGCCTTCCGGATTAATGGGAGAAGAAAATACTTTTAACATCCGGGCAAACATAATCAGAGCTGATTACACCTTTAGCCTACAATTACCGAAACTGGCTTTCCTATTTTCCGAAAATGAAGAATCTATAGGAGAATGGAGCTTGCTCGATATTGGAATAAGCGAAAAAGCCATTGCTGAAACCGAGAGTGACTATGCGCTACTCGAATTAGAAGATATACGCGCGCTCATAAAACCAAGAAAGAAGTTTGCGCACAAAGGACTTTTTGGTCATGCATTGCTCATTGCGGGTTCATCCGGCATGGCCGGAGCATCAGTTCTTGCAGCGCGGGCATGTTTACGCTCAGGAGTGGGACTATTAACTGCACATATTCCTGCACAAAACCGAAACATCTTACAGGCAAGCGTTCCGGAAGCCATAGTTGAATCTGATTTAAGCGAAACGCACTTCGGAACACTAACAGATACTGAAGAATATCAGGCGGTAGGCATCGGACCGGGACTTGGCAGACATGTAGAAACAGAAGCAATCTTACTTCAACAAATAGAAGGTTGCCAAGTACCTATGGTGATAGATGCAGACGCATTGAATATTCTGGCTAAAAATCGTTATGCCCTTTCTTCCATACCTAAAGGTTCTGTTTTGACGCCGCATCCGAAAGAGCTTGAACGCCTGGTAGGCAAATGCCAGGATTCTTACGAACGATTGATGAAAGCTTGTGAACTGGCACAAAACATAAATGTCCATATTGTATTAAAAGGTGCATATTCCACAATTATAACTCCACGAGGAAAATGTTACTTCAACCCTACAGGGAATGCAGGGATGGCTACCGCCGGAAGCGGAGATGTGCTTACAGGGATTATTCTTGCACTCTTAGCGCAAGGATACGTTGCCGAAGATGCTGCTAAGATAGGTACTTATGCTCATGGACTTGCAGGAGATTTTGCTCAAAAACAATATGGGATGATCAGTCTTACTGCGGGAGATATTATTGAATGTCTACCTGAAGCATGGAAGATACTTAGTGAGTAG
- a CDS encoding peptide MFS transporter: MSTLQGHPKGLYLIFATSTAERFSYYGMRAIFILFLTQALMFDKELATSVYGSYTGLVYLTPLIGGYIADKYWGIRLSIRWGAVMMAIGQFLLFLSASMLDTVQFSHGFMYSGLVLLILGNGCFKPTVASLVGQLYESGDKRIDSAYTIFYMGVNVGAFMAPLVCGYLGETGNPEDFKWGFLIAALVIILTIVIFETQKNKFLVGPNGMPLGITPDAKKEIREESTTSSLPLVNTHKLRNVFLLALLTLVLASLFYKWMDGDWVSVGIFTACIVFPVTILLDGSLTKIERDRIFVIYIIAFFVIFFWAAYEQAGASLTLFAAEQTDRVILGWEMPASWIQSFNPFFVVILAYIMPTFWGFLSKRKMEPSSPSKQAIGLLLLSLGYLFICFGVKDVQPGVKVSLMWLTGLYFIHTMGEIALSPIGLSMVNKLTPVRFASLMMGLWYLSTATANKFAGLLGGFYPESGKAKNLLGFRIETMSDFFLIFVIMSGIASLILFLLSKKLQKMMHGVE; the protein is encoded by the coding sequence ATGAGTACACTTCAAGGCCACCCTAAAGGGTTGTATCTGATCTTTGCCACAAGCACAGCCGAACGCTTTAGCTATTATGGTATGCGTGCCATATTTATTCTTTTCCTTACCCAAGCATTAATGTTTGATAAAGAACTGGCAACATCCGTATACGGAAGTTATACAGGCCTTGTTTATCTGACCCCACTGATTGGAGGATACATAGCCGATAAATATTGGGGTATCAGACTTTCCATACGTTGGGGAGCAGTGATGATGGCAATTGGGCAGTTTTTGCTTTTTCTTAGTGCATCGATGCTTGATACCGTACAGTTCTCTCATGGATTCATGTATAGCGGATTAGTGTTACTCATTTTAGGAAATGGTTGTTTCAAGCCCACTGTAGCTTCACTTGTGGGGCAGCTTTACGAATCGGGTGATAAACGAATTGATTCTGCTTACACCATTTTCTATATGGGAGTCAATGTAGGCGCTTTCATGGCACCATTGGTCTGCGGATATTTGGGAGAAACAGGTAATCCTGAAGATTTTAAGTGGGGATTTCTAATTGCTGCTCTTGTCATTATACTCACAATTGTTATTTTTGAAACACAAAAGAATAAGTTCCTGGTTGGACCCAATGGAATGCCATTAGGGATAACGCCCGATGCTAAGAAAGAGATACGAGAAGAGTCCACGACCTCATCTCTGCCATTGGTCAATACTCATAAACTTCGCAATGTTTTTCTTTTGGCTCTACTTACGCTTGTGCTGGCTTCTTTATTCTATAAATGGATGGATGGAGACTGGGTAAGTGTTGGTATATTTACTGCTTGTATCGTATTCCCTGTTACTATTTTGCTTGATGGATCATTAACAAAGATAGAGCGCGATCGCATCTTTGTGATTTATATTATTGCTTTTTTTGTGATATTTTTCTGGGCGGCTTATGAACAAGCTGGTGCTTCGCTGACTCTGTTTGCTGCCGAGCAAACGGATCGGGTTATTCTCGGATGGGAGATGCCTGCTTCGTGGATTCAGTCTTTCAATCCTTTCTTCGTTGTTATATTGGCATATATCATGCCTACTTTCTGGGGTTTCCTTAGTAAACGAAAAATGGAACCTTCTTCTCCTTCCAAACAAGCAATTGGCTTACTCTTGCTTTCTCTAGGGTATTTGTTTATCTGCTTTGGAGTGAAGGATGTACAGCCGGGAGTAAAAGTGAGTTTAATGTGGCTTACCGGGCTCTACTTTATACATACCATGGGCGAGATTGCTCTTTCGCCTATAGGTCTTTCTATGGTAAACAAACTTACGCCTGTACGTTTCGCTTCTTTAATGATGGGGCTCTGGTATCTCTCAACTGCTACAGCGAATAAGTTTGCCGGTTTGTTAGGAGGCTTTTACCCAGAGTCTGGAAAGGCAAAAAACTTACTTGGTTTTCGTATTGAAACGATGTCTGATTTCTTTCTGATTTTTGTCATTATGTCGGGCATTGCTTCACTCATTCTCTTCCTGCTTTCGAAGAAATTGCAGAAGATGATGCATGGAGTGGAATAA
- the hpt gene encoding hypoxanthine phosphoribosyltransferase, whose protein sequence is MNTIKIKDRLFSVSIMEKDILREVKRVADEINNDLKDENPLFLSVLNGSFMFTADLMKHITIPCEISFVKLASYQGVSSTGAIKEVIGINEDIAGRTIVIVEDIVDTGLTMQRLIETLGTRGPKDIHIASLLVKPDKLKVKLNIEYVAMKIPNDFIVGYGLDYDGYGRNYPDIYTVVE, encoded by the coding sequence ATGAATACCATTAAAATAAAAGATCGACTATTCTCCGTTTCCATCATGGAAAAGGATATTCTCAGAGAGGTGAAGCGTGTAGCAGACGAAATAAATAACGATTTAAAGGATGAAAATCCGCTGTTTCTAAGTGTATTAAACGGCTCGTTTATGTTTACTGCCGATCTGATGAAACATATTACCATTCCATGTGAGATTTCCTTTGTCAAGTTAGCCTCTTACCAAGGCGTATCGTCTACAGGAGCTATTAAGGAGGTAATCGGTATTAACGAAGATATAGCGGGACGCACTATCGTTATTGTAGAAGATATTGTAGATACGGGACTTACGATGCAGCGTCTTATCGAAACATTGGGAACGCGCGGCCCGAAAGATATTCATATAGCTTCACTGCTTGTGAAACCTGATAAGCTAAAAGTTAAACTTAATATTGAATATGTGGCCATGAAGATACCAAACGACTTTATTGTTGGTTATGGACTCGATTATGATGGCTATGGACGCAACTACCCTGACATTTATACGGTAGTAGAATAA
- a CDS encoding adenylate kinase, with product MLNVIIFGAPGSGKGTQSERIVAKYGINHISTGDVLRAEIKNGTELGKTAKGYIDQGQLIPDALMIDILASVFDSFKDSKGVIFDGFPRTIAQAEALKEMLAARGQAVSVMLDLDVAEDELMARLIKRGLESGRADDNEETIKKRLFVYHSQTSPLIDWYKKEGVYQHITGLGTMDGIFADICKAIEKE from the coding sequence ATGCTGAATGTTATTATTTTTGGTGCTCCCGGATCAGGAAAGGGAACACAAAGCGAACGTATTGTTGCTAAATACGGAATCAATCACATCTCTACGGGAGATGTTCTTCGTGCAGAAATAAAGAATGGTACGGAGCTTGGCAAAACCGCTAAAGGTTATATCGATCAGGGACAACTAATTCCCGATGCGTTAATGATTGATATCCTAGCGAGTGTCTTCGATAGTTTCAAAGACAGTAAAGGGGTTATCTTCGATGGTTTTCCTCGTACTATCGCTCAGGCGGAGGCTTTGAAAGAGATGCTTGCTGCAAGAGGACAAGCTGTTTCTGTCATGCTCGACCTGGATGTAGCCGAAGATGAACTAATGGCCCGCCTTATTAAACGTGGACTGGAATCCGGACGTGCTGATGATAACGAAGAAACCATTAAAAAACGTTTGTTTGTTTATCATTCACAAACTTCTCCATTGATTGACTGGTACAAGAAAGAAGGAGTATACCAACATATTACCGGATTGGGTACTATGGATGGAATCTTTGCTGATATTTGCAAAGCAATAGAAAAAGAATAA
- the obgE gene encoding GTPase ObgE, whose amino-acid sequence MAESNFVDYVKIYCRSGKGGRGSTHMRREKYVANGGPDGGDGGRGGHIILRGNRNYWTLLHLKYDRHALAGHGKSGSKNRSFGKDGEDKIIEVPCGTVVYNAETGDYICDVTEHDQEVVLLKGGRGGQGNWHFRTATRQAPRFAQPGEPMQEFTIIMELKLLADVGLVGFPNAGKSTLLSSISAAKPKIADYPFTTLEPNLGIVPYRDGKSFVMADIPGIIEGASEGKGLGLRFLRHIERNSLLLFMVPADSDDIRKEYEILLNELKTFNPEMLDKQRVLAVTKCDMLDEELMAEIEPTLPEGVPHVFISSFTGLGISTLKDLLWEELNKESNKIEGIVHRPKDVARLKEELRDMGEDEDIVYKGEIEEEEEEDDLDYEYDEEDFEEK is encoded by the coding sequence ATGGCTGAATCGAATTTTGTTGATTACGTAAAGATATATTGCCGCTCTGGAAAGGGGGGTAGAGGATCTACGCACATGAGGCGCGAGAAGTATGTTGCTAACGGTGGCCCTGATGGAGGCGACGGAGGAAGAGGAGGCCATATTATTCTGCGCGGTAATCGGAATTACTGGACATTACTCCACCTGAAGTATGATCGCCATGCATTGGCCGGTCATGGCAAATCGGGTAGTAAGAACCGTAGTTTCGGTAAAGATGGCGAAGATAAAATAATTGAAGTTCCTTGCGGAACGGTTGTTTATAATGCTGAGACTGGTGATTATATCTGTGATGTAACAGAGCATGATCAAGAAGTCGTTTTGCTCAAAGGAGGCCGTGGCGGTCAGGGTAATTGGCATTTCCGCACAGCAACACGTCAAGCACCACGTTTTGCGCAGCCGGGCGAACCAATGCAAGAGTTTACGATCATTATGGAACTCAAGTTGTTGGCTGATGTCGGATTGGTAGGATTCCCGAATGCCGGAAAGTCTACTTTACTCTCATCAATCTCTGCTGCTAAACCAAAGATAGCCGACTATCCCTTTACTACCTTGGAACCGAATTTAGGAATTGTGCCTTATCGTGACGGGAAATCATTTGTAATGGCAGATATTCCCGGTATCATTGAAGGTGCAAGCGAAGGAAAAGGTTTGGGATTGCGTTTCTTGCGACATATCGAACGTAACTCTTTGTTGCTGTTCATGGTTCCTGCTGATAGCGATGATATTCGTAAAGAATATGAGATCTTGCTGAATGAGCTGAAAACATTCAACCCCGAGATGCTTGATAAGCAACGGGTGCTTGCTGTTACAAAATGTGATATGCTCGATGAGGAATTGATGGCCGAAATAGAACCAACTTTACCCGAAGGTGTTCCTCATGTCTTTATCTCTTCATTTACCGGACTGGGTATTTCTACTCTGAAAGATCTCCTGTGGGAAGAATTGAATAAAGAGAGCAATAAGATAGAAGGCATTGTGCATCGTCCTAAAGATGTAGCTCGCTTGAAAGAAGAGCTTCGCGATATGGGTGAAGACGAGGATATCGTTTATAAAGGTGAAATAGAAGAGGAGGAAGAAGAAGACGATCTGGATTACGAATACGACGAAGAAGATTTTGAAGAGAAATGA
- the pgeF gene encoding peptidoglycan editing factor PgeF, with translation MISLTKDKAMLGYELFSPYPNIACFVTTRSGGYSSDAYGTFNCSPFSGDEAEKVHNNQQKLCRSLPQPPHELIIPFQTHGVEVRIIDKDFIEATEQRRGELLHGVDAVVTVERGYCICVSTADCIPILLYDRKNEVVAVIHAGWRGTVGAIVTRTLGVMKENFGSNGQDILACVGPGISLQSFEVGEEVYDAFCNKGYDMPQISQWNNETGKHHLDLWEANRIQLLEFGIPAEQIQVAGICTYIHHNEFFSARRLGIKSGRILSGIMLNDK, from the coding sequence ATGATTTCGTTGACTAAAGATAAAGCGATGTTGGGATATGAACTGTTTAGTCCGTATCCCAACATCGCTTGTTTTGTAACCACCCGTAGCGGTGGATACAGCTCCGATGCTTACGGAACATTTAATTGCTCACCGTTCTCCGGTGATGAAGCGGAGAAGGTCCATAACAACCAACAGAAACTGTGCCGGTCTCTCCCTCAACCTCCTCATGAACTAATTATTCCTTTTCAAACTCATGGCGTTGAAGTACGTATCATAGATAAAGATTTTATTGAAGCAACAGAGCAACGCCGTGGCGAATTGCTGCATGGAGTAGATGCCGTTGTAACGGTGGAAAGAGGTTATTGCATTTGCGTGTCTACTGCTGATTGCATTCCCATACTTCTTTATGATCGGAAGAATGAGGTGGTTGCTGTCATTCATGCCGGTTGGCGAGGCACGGTGGGAGCCATTGTTACACGAACATTGGGTGTGATGAAAGAGAATTTTGGTTCCAATGGACAAGATATTCTTGCTTGCGTGGGGCCCGGCATCTCGCTACAATCATTCGAAGTAGGCGAGGAGGTTTATGATGCTTTCTGCAATAAAGGTTATGACATGCCGCAAATCTCGCAGTGGAATAATGAAACGGGAAAGCATCATCTCGACTTGTGGGAAGCAAATCGTATACAATTGCTTGAGTTTGGGATACCTGCCGAGCAGATACAAGTGGCGGGCATTTGCACGTATATCCATCACAATGAGTTCTTTTCGGCTCGCAGACTAGGCATTAAATCAGGCCGTATTTTATCCGGAATCATGTTGAACGACAAATAG
- a CDS encoding phenylalanine--tRNA ligase beta subunit-related protein — protein sequence MYQITVSPEIKLACPHFEGVAIYAKVKNCSYCAELWNEINIFTEQLTSGTRLEDIKSQPAIAATREAYKRCGKDPGRYRPSAEALRRRLMRGIPLYQIDTLVDLINLVSLRTGYSIGGFDADKIDGMQLELGIGKAEEPFEGIGRGVLNIEGLPVYRDSLGGIGTPTSDNERTKMDLDTVHILAIVNGYSGSEGLKEAAEMIQTLLINYAESDGGEVLYFK from the coding sequence ATGTATCAGATTACTGTATCACCAGAAATAAAACTTGCTTGTCCTCATTTTGAGGGAGTAGCAATCTACGCCAAAGTTAAAAATTGCTCTTATTGTGCTGAATTGTGGAATGAAATTAATATTTTTACCGAGCAACTAACTTCGGGCACCCGATTAGAAGATATTAAATCTCAGCCTGCCATTGCTGCTACGCGCGAAGCGTACAAACGATGCGGAAAGGATCCGGGGCGTTATCGCCCTTCTGCCGAGGCGTTGCGAAGGCGATTGATGCGAGGTATTCCTCTTTATCAAATTGATACATTGGTAGATCTAATTAATCTGGTTTCTTTGCGAACGGGATACTCTATCGGAGGTTTTGATGCTGACAAAATAGATGGCATGCAATTGGAACTGGGTATCGGAAAGGCTGAGGAACCTTTTGAGGGAATTGGGCGTGGGGTGCTTAACATTGAAGGTTTACCTGTTTATCGGGATTCTCTTGGAGGTATTGGCACACCTACTAGTGACAATGAACGGACGAAGATGGATTTGGATACAGTGCATATTCTGGCAATTGTAAATGGATATAGCGGTTCCGAAGGTTTGAAAGAGGCGGCTGAGATGATACAAACTTTATTAATAAATTACGCAGAGTCCGACGGTGGGGAGGTCCTGTATTTTAAATAA
- a CDS encoding M23 family metallopeptidase, with protein MFCFSLQVSAQKACPYFSPMEINHIRVATPGLFEHNKILLLYLDSIPKQAFAFPLPGAKIISAYGSRGGHSGVDIKTCAKDTIYCAFDGVVRMAKPYSAYGNVIVVRHSGGLETIYSHNSKNFVKSGDIVKAGEPIALTGRTGRATTEHLHFETRFNGQHFNPNLIFNLKEGTLRKGCVQCLKKGSRILVKAL; from the coding sequence ATGTTTTGCTTTTCTCTGCAGGTTAGTGCACAGAAAGCATGTCCTTATTTCTCTCCAATGGAAATTAACCACATACGTGTGGCAACTCCGGGTTTGTTCGAACATAACAAGATATTGCTTCTCTATTTAGACTCTATTCCAAAGCAGGCTTTTGCTTTTCCACTGCCTGGTGCTAAGATCATTTCTGCTTACGGTTCGCGTGGCGGACATAGTGGGGTGGACATTAAAACATGTGCAAAGGATACTATTTATTGCGCTTTCGATGGTGTGGTGCGCATGGCTAAACCTTATAGCGCTTATGGGAATGTAATTGTCGTGCGTCATTCGGGCGGATTGGAAACGATTTATAGCCATAACTCTAAAAACTTCGTGAAGAGCGGTGATATAGTGAAAGCGGGAGAGCCTATTGCTTTGACCGGTCGCACGGGAAGAGCCACAACGGAGCATTTGCATTTTGAGACCCGCTTTAATGGGCAACACTTCAATCCCAATCTTATTTTTAATTTAAAGGAGGGCACACTTCGCAAAGGATGCGTTCAATGCCTTAAGAAGGGCTCTCGTATCTTGGTCAAAGCCCTTTAA
- a CDS encoding lactonase family protein translates to MVKEIISICTIGMLATSCQLKKSNQQEHEATNGELTMLVGTYTSGSSKGIYTFRFSMQTGIATPLSEVKVSNPSYLIPSEDGKFVYAVSEQGDETAALSAFSLDEEKGTLNLLNTQKTMGADPCYVTTNGQYVVTANYSGGSISAFPIKEDGSLLQASSVITFDGSGLDPERQKTPHLHCVRFTPDGKYLFADDLGSDKIHKFNVNLNANVANKKQLLSMGTPLSFKLEPGSGPRHLTFAPNAKFAYLINELSGKVTAFEYADGKLKEIQSIAADTVGARGSADIHISPDGEYLYASNRLKADGIAIFRISKTDGTLMKVGYQSTGIHPRNFNITPNGKYLLVACRDSNVIQVFERNFETGLLTDIQKDIKLDKPVCIQFVK, encoded by the coding sequence ATGGTGAAAGAAATAATTAGTATCTGTACAATCGGCATGTTGGCAACCAGTTGTCAGCTCAAAAAGAGCAATCAACAAGAACATGAAGCTACAAATGGCGAACTAACAATGCTCGTAGGTACTTACACATCCGGCAGCAGTAAAGGTATTTATACTTTTCGTTTCAGCATGCAAACGGGGATTGCTACTCCATTGAGTGAGGTGAAAGTGTCCAATCCATCCTATCTCATTCCATCCGAAGATGGTAAGTTTGTCTATGCTGTAAGTGAACAAGGGGATGAGACGGCTGCGCTCAGTGCTTTTTCATTGGATGAAGAAAAAGGTACGCTGAACTTATTGAACACGCAAAAAACAATGGGGGCCGACCCATGTTATGTTACCACTAATGGCCAATATGTAGTTACGGCCAATTATAGCGGAGGAAGCATCTCAGCATTTCCGATTAAAGAAGATGGTTCGCTACTGCAAGCATCTTCAGTCATCACATTTGATGGATCGGGACTTGACCCGGAACGTCAAAAAACGCCACACTTACACTGCGTACGTTTTACACCAGATGGAAAATATCTCTTTGCAGATGATTTAGGCAGTGACAAGATACATAAATTTAATGTAAACTTAAATGCTAACGTAGCAAACAAAAAGCAATTATTAAGTATGGGTACCCCTCTTTCTTTCAAGTTGGAACCTGGGTCTGGACCTCGTCACCTTACATTTGCGCCTAACGCAAAGTTTGCTTATCTCATCAACGAGTTATCAGGTAAAGTCACAGCCTTTGAGTACGCCGACGGAAAATTAAAAGAGATTCAGTCGATAGCTGCCGATACGGTTGGAGCACGTGGCAGTGCTGATATCCATATCAGTCCCGACGGAGAATATCTCTATGCCAGCAACCGACTGAAAGCCGATGGCATCGCTATCTTCCGCATCAGTAAAACGGACGGTACATTAATGAAGGTGGGTTATCAGTCAACGGGCATTCATCCACGTAACTTCAATATTACTCCAAACGGAAAATACTTACTAGTAGCTTGCCGAGACAGTAATGTGATTCAAGTGTTCGAAAGAAACTTTGAAACCGGATTACTAACAGATATCCAAAAAGATATAAAGTTAGATAAGCCTGTCTGCATTCAGTTTGTGAAATAG
- a CDS encoding phosphatase PAP2 family protein, whose protein sequence is MAYFVVDSFVERMLPYERSSFLFLNNHHSDFWDHFMMLYSGKLLWLPLCLCVLILAFYKTKWQHALLFIACFALVFCLCDQTAAGVIKPLFCRLRPTHHPDFMAQVLTVDNYRGGRFGFISAHAANGFGAVVFLSLVYRYYLFTAVISLWALITCYSRIYLGVHFITDIIGGMIVGAIFGFLVYLLFKYLRAKFFGLSLAESRKPAYSRLHANVIMIVIGVTVFTDVIISLCKMYI, encoded by the coding sequence ATGGCCTATTTTGTAGTAGATAGCTTTGTTGAACGTATGCTACCTTATGAGCGGAGCTCTTTTCTTTTTCTAAATAATCATCATTCAGATTTTTGGGATCATTTTATGATGCTCTATTCAGGTAAGCTTCTTTGGCTTCCTCTCTGCCTTTGTGTTTTAATCCTCGCCTTTTATAAAACAAAGTGGCAGCATGCTCTTCTCTTTATTGCTTGTTTTGCTCTTGTGTTTTGTCTTTGTGATCAAACAGCGGCAGGGGTTATAAAACCTCTTTTTTGCAGGTTACGCCCAACTCATCATCCTGATTTTATGGCTCAAGTATTGACTGTTGATAACTACAGAGGTGGGCGTTTTGGTTTTATTTCTGCTCACGCTGCAAATGGTTTTGGTGCCGTCGTTTTCTTATCACTCGTTTATCGATACTATTTGTTTACTGCAGTTATTTCTTTATGGGCGCTGATCACTTGTTACTCTCGTATCTATCTTGGAGTGCACTTTATCACAGATATTATTGGTGGTATGATTGTCGGTGCCATCTTTGGTTTTCTGGTCTATTTGTTATTTAAGTACTTGCGTGCTAAATTCTTTGGATTGTCTTTAGCCGAAAGTCGGAAGCCCGCTTACTCAAGACTGCATGCAAATGTGATTATGATTGTTATTGGTGTTACTGTCTTTACCGACGTGATCATTTCATTGTGTAAAATGTATATTTAG
- a CDS encoding class I SAM-dependent methyltransferase produces MNLFDTRAQQWDNDPTHWERSETIANKMRQILPITASMTAMEYGAGTGILSFLLSESFANITLMDSSTEMVKVMQEKVTRSNSPTLSPILFDLEKEEYNDFTYDCIFTQMAMHHVLKIDLVLERFYRLLNPDGYLAIADLYTEDGSFHGKGFDGHNGFDPVQLKTSLEKAGFTDISYEPCFTVKRKMDEKVREYPVFLLTAKKR; encoded by the coding sequence ATGAATCTATTCGATACAAGAGCCCAACAGTGGGATAATGACCCCACTCACTGGGAACGTTCAGAGACTATCGCCAATAAAATGCGCCAAATTCTTCCCATCACTGCAAGTATGACAGCGATGGAATATGGAGCAGGCACCGGCATTCTGAGTTTCCTCTTATCTGAGTCTTTCGCAAACATAACACTGATGGATAGCTCAACCGAAATGGTGAAAGTAATGCAAGAGAAAGTCACCCGAAGCAATTCACCAACACTCTCTCCTATCCTTTTCGACCTGGAAAAAGAAGAATATAACGACTTCACATACGATTGCATCTTTACACAAATGGCTATGCATCATGTACTTAAGATAGACCTCGTTCTCGAACGATTCTATCGGTTACTTAATCCGGATGGGTATCTGGCCATTGCCGACCTATACACTGAAGATGGCTCTTTCCACGGCAAAGGATTCGATGGGCACAACGGATTTGATCCTGTCCAATTAAAGACAAGTCTCGAAAAAGCAGGATTCACTGATATCTCTTATGAACCTTGCTTTACGGTAAAAAGAAAGATGGACGAAAAAGTACGCGAATATCCGGTATTTTTGCTTACGGCAAAGAAGCGTTAA